From Mytilus galloprovincialis chromosome 9, xbMytGall1.hap1.1, whole genome shotgun sequence, the proteins below share one genomic window:
- the LOC143044910 gene encoding kelch-like protein 24, with protein MVSEAHVLSILRNLEKYWTLEQYLDFTIKAKDGSIQCHQILFSSLCKHSHKPGTTAPGDNSLAVGICLNNVAYFLSMLYKSTIKPQDFNETFISAAKMFGLPIPHLKKDTKKQSCLNEEFVKQRNLTFGDTLTKSRKNDNLSDITLLVQKQRFCCHKVILAAFSAYFDAMFSSKLSELHQEEVIIHNVDKKTFGKILDFMYTGEIPVTIQNVQDLMSTSSYLQIPLLQAQCERFMVRHIEIDNCIDVVQLGDAVGSDYIVSKGISFVCRHFSAVSNNKEFLTLTKSMINRILQNDQINVENEYAILKFVLSWIKHQKDKIAITDLLKNVRLSLILESALEETLENPLVKKDRNCVEYIKDVIKNSKTEQTRAFETEDVMVVMWSSSYIPGLHLACFSFVNNSWYQLPGLPTHSTGGSYGSCSNDSDIYICGGSGNPTAFHRFNFPSNKWQKLGPIELKYGRADHAMVIKNDNLYILGGSQDRIVVWPYVDKYNITEKSWNRMGSLSIAVSNPSCAIFNESIIVFGGNKSFGEFSSAIQMYDLTTNSCSSFSKLPIMCSFSGLVMNEDVAYIVGPKGDVVLYDHGKDPVVLGSVHKQTMFGFGTAFYNGKVFVIGGSSDRMESTEARSFDVVSKTTSMTNRNMKVPAKKESNQYFMIIHNIRKSLLILENLYKD; from the coding sequence ATGGTGTCTGAAGCACATGTTTTAAGTATTCTTCGGAATTTGGAAAAATACTGGACTTTAGAGCAATAtcttgattttacaataaaagcTAAAGATGGAAGTATCCAGTGTCATCAAATTCTGTTTTCCAGTTTATGTAAACATTCTCATAAACCAGGAACCACGGCACCTGGTGACAACTCTTTGGCTGTAGGAATATGTCTCAATAATGTAGCATATTTTCTATCAATGCTTTACAAATCAACAATCAAACCTCAGGATTTTAATGAAACTTTTATCTCAGCAGCAAAAATGTTTGGGTTGCCAATACCGCATCTGAAAAAGGACACAAAGAAACAAAGCTGTTTGAACGAAGAATTTGTTAAGCAGAGAAATTTGACATTTGGTGACACTTTAACAAAGTCAAGAAAGAACGATAATTTATCTGATATAACTCTGCTCGtacaaaaacaaagattttgCTGTCATAAGGTTATCTTAGCGGCTTTCTCTGCATACTTTGACGCCATGTTTTCTTCGAAGCTAAGCGAGCTTCATCAGGAGGAAGTCATAATTCACAATGTAGATAAAAAGACGTTTGGTAAGATTCTCGACTTTATGTATACTGGTGAAATACCAGTTACAATACAGAATGTTCAGGATTTAATGTCTACCTCGTCCTATTTACAAATCCCATTACTTCAAGCTCAATGTGAACGTTTTATGGTACGCCATATTGAAATTGACAATTGCATTGACGTGGTTCAACTCGGCGACGCAGTTGGGTCTGATTATATTGTCTCTAAAGGGATAAGCTTTGTGTGTCGTCATTTTAGTGCTGTATCTAATAACAAAGAATTCCTAACACTTACAAAAAGCATGATAAATAGAATCTTGCAAAACGACCAGATAAATGTAGAGAATGAATATGCGATCTTAAAATTTGTACTTTCATGGATTAAACACCAAAAAGATAAAATCGCAATTACtgatcttttgaaaaatgttagaCTTTCATTAATTTTGGAAAGTGCGTTAGAAGAAACTTTAGAAAATCCTTTGGTAAAAAAGGACCGAAACTGTGTGGAGTATATCAAAGATGTAATAAAAAATAGTAAAACTGAACAAACCAGAGCATTTGAAACAGAAGATGTCATGGTTGTTATGTGGTCCTCAAGTTATATACCAGGACTTCACTTAGCATGCTTTAGTTTTGTAAACAACTCGTGGTACCAGTTGCCGGGGTTACCAACTCATTCGACCGGAGGTTCGTATGGTTCATGTTCAAACGACAGTGATATTTATATATGCGGCGGAAGTGGAAATCCAACAGCTTTTCACCGATTCAATTTTCCTTCAAATAAATGGCAGAAATTAGGTCCAATTGAGCTTAAATATGGACGCGCAGATCATGCCATGGTAATAAAGAATGATAATCTGTATATTCTTGGCGGAAGTCAGGATAGAATTGTGGTGTGGCCATATGTAGACAAATACAATATAACGGAAAAGTCATGGAATCGGATGGGTTCTCTCAGCATTGCCGTATCAAATCCTTCATGTGCAATATTTAATGAGAGCATTATTGTATTTGGAGGTAATAAGTCCTTTGGTGAGTTTTCCTCTGCTATTCAGATGTACGATTTAACAACTAATTCGTGCTCCTCGTTTTCAAAGTTACCAATAATGTGCAGTTTTAGTGGACTAGTAATGAATGAAGATGTAGCATATATTGTTGGTccaaaaggagatgtggttttATATGACCATGGTAAAGATCCGGTTGTTTTAGGTTCAGTGCACAAACAAACCATGTTTGGATTCGGTACAGCATTTTATAATGGTAAAGTGTTTGTAATAGGTGGAAGCTCGGATCGCATGGAGTCTACAGAGGCAAGGTCGTTTGATGTCGTGTCTAAAACAACTTCTATGACAAATAGGAACATGAAAGTACCTGCTAAAAAGGAATCAAACCAGTATTTCATGATAATCCACAACATTCGCAAATCTTTACTTATACTGGAAAATTTGTACAAAGATTGA
- the LOC143044908 gene encoding uncharacterized protein LOC143044908, which produces MEVLWILKAICLSLMTTFVQGVTYCPKQACYDDDYYCCDGWCCQNYSVYQVWWFWCIWVVVFLLIVSCVVCIRRRRMARARYVRIAQVPTGGYNTIITNQSQQQYTHVQTPRYYQPPTAPMPPQYQQTEIPKQAPPPYQQ; this is translated from the exons ATGGAGGTCTTATGGATTTTAAAAGCAATTTGTTTGTCTTTAATGACAACATTTGTTCAG GGTGTAACATACTGTCCAAAACAAGCATGTTATGATGATGACT ATTATTGCTGTGACGGGTGGTGTTGTCAAAATTACAGTGTTTATCAAGTTTGGT ggTTCTGGTGTATATGGGTAGTGGTATTTTTACTGATTGTTAGCTGTGTGGTTTGTATCCGACGCAGAAGAATGGCAAGAGCTCGTTACGTTAGAATTGCACAAGTACCTACTGGTGGCTACAACACAATTATCACTAATCAAAGCCAGCAACAGTATACACATGTTCAGACACCAAGATATTATCAACCACCGACAGCCCCTATGCCACCGCAATATCAACAAACAGAGATTCcg aaacaaGCACCACCCCCTTACCAGCAATGA
- the LOC143044907 gene encoding kelch-like protein 24a: protein MNDNDGMSWTDDSCEAWRVRYHKEICHGLAQALSNEEFTDIKIIIDEKTFNCHRIVLSIMSPYFSAMFASGMKECQDGVVHLQNVESEAFEKILKFIYGGQDFIDTENVDSLLQAAVMLQIKCLQERCEEYMVGKLDPENSLGAWKLAQGHGCLCLAERAFQFILYYFEQICKTEDFLAIDCDELLQIIDNNNLNIKSEELVCEAVMKWVHFNVDNRIKDLPRIFEKLRLPLIQPEYLIDVLEQDKLIRHDQSCRDVLEEAKRYHLLPARRQEFVSPRMSFRNFGDFEEVVVCVGGTDDNSKTTQRVICYSEKRSKWFSLANMPHDPGVEFATCSYGNAIYISGGSTKMNAMLCYISTQNKWVYCEPMLLGRRRHAMVAVGEHVYVLGGYDDNNDDDFRTLMSIEQYSIATGSWEDAGYLSVAVRSASVAVDREKIYLFGGVTREDFDTKIVQCFDTRLKTCNIVCELPVYCRLSSAISHDHKIYLVCPDGDIIVFSADGTTEEKGKIPGFDRYSFGAVLKNNSIIVLGGMDSDHSYGDCITFDLLTSTSSISADVLPQKASGIGCVKTVINKKYLETLSRSKQN from the coding sequence ATGAATGACAACGATGGAATGAGCTGGACAGACGACAGTTGTGAAGCATGGCGGGTACGATATCATAAAGAAATATGTCATGGCCTTGCACAGGCACTAAGTAATGAAGAGTTTACCGacattaaaattataattgatgAGAAAACATTTAACTGTCATCGTATAGTCTTGTCAATTATGTCACCGTATTTTAGTGCAATGTTCGCTTCTGGTATGAAGGAATGTCAAGATGGCGTCGTTCACCTTCAAAATGTTGAAAGTGAGGCATTCGAGAAGATCCTGAAATTTATTTACGGTGGACAAGATTTTATAGACACAGAAAATGTTGATTCCCTTCTGCAAGCGGCAGTGATGCTACAGATAAAATGTCTGCAAGAGAGATGTGAGGAATATATGGTAGGGAAACTTGATCCTGAAAATTCTTTAGGTGCCTGGAAGTTAGCTCAAGGTCATGGCTGTTTGTGTCTTGCGGAGAGGGCTTTCCAGttcatattatattattttgaacAAATTTGTAAAACTGAAGATTTTTTGGCTATAGATTGTGACGAATTATTGCAAATAATTGATAATAACAATTTAAACATTAAAAGTGAAGAGCTAGTTTGTGAAGCTGTTATGAAGTGGGTGCATTTTAATGTTGATAACAGAATAAAAGACCTTCcgagaatttttgaaaaattgcgTCTCCCTCTTATACAACCAGAATATTTAATTGATGTTCTCGAACAGGATAAGTTAATTAGACATGACCAATCCTGTCGGGATGTGTTAGAAGAAGCCAAACGATACCATTTGTTGCCCGCCAGAAGACAGGAATTTGTTTCGCCTCGAATGAGCTTTCGGAATTTCGGCGACTTTGAGGAGGTAGTGGTTTGTGTCGGTGGTACAGACGACAATTCTAAGACAACACAACGCGTGATCTGTTACAGTGAAAAGAGAAGTAAATGGTTCTCGTTGGCAAATATGCCGCATGATCCGGGTGTAGAATTTGCAACTTGTTCGTATGGCAATGCTATTTATATTTCGGGTGGCAGCACAAAAATGAATGCAATGCTCTGCTATATAAGTACTCAAAACAAATGGGTATACTGCGAACCTATGTTGCTTGGACGCCGACGCCATGCCATGGTAGCAGTTGGGGAACATGTTTACGTATTGGGAGGGTATGATGACAATAATGACGATGACTTCCGAACTTTAATGAGTATTGAACAATATAGCATAGCAACTGGAAGTTGGGAAGACGCCGGGTATCTTTCGGTTGCTGTGCGTTCTGCGTCCGTTGCGGTAGATAGAgagaaaatatatttgtttggaGGCGTTACACGTGAAGATTTTGATACGAAAATTGTTCAATGCTTTGATACTAGACTAAAAACGTGCAATATAGTGTGTGAACTTCCCGTATACTGTAGGTTATCGTCTGCAATATCACATGATCATAAAATTTATCTCGTCTGCCCAGATGGTGATATTATCGTATTTTCAGCAGATGGGACAACGGAAGAAAAGGGGAAAATACCCGGATTCGACCGTTATAGCTTTGGTGCAGTATTGAAAAATAATTCTATTATCGTCCTTGGTGGTATGGACTCTGACCATTCATATGGGGACTGCATAACATTCGATCTTCTAACATCAACCTCATCAATATCGGCAGATGTACTGCCACAAAAAGCTTCGGGTATCGGCTGTGTGAAAACTGTAATTAACAAGAAATATCTCGAAACGTTATCTCGAAGTAAACAAAATTGA